A single window of Methanobrevibacter wolinii SH DNA harbors:
- a CDS encoding ABC transporter permease — MDWTPIGISMKTASLSILITFFLGLIVAWIIVKIKNDAIKIVLDGIFTLPIVLPPTVVGFFLLYILELEDLLVAF, encoded by the coding sequence ATGGATTGGACACCTATTGGAATTTCAATGAAAACAGCAAGTTTATCAATTTTAATAACCTTTTTTTTAGGTTTAATTGTTGCTTGGATTATTGTTAAAATTAAAAATGATGCAATAAAAATAGTTCTTGATGGTATTTTTACATTACCAATCGTATTACCTCCTACTGTTGTAGGGTTCTTTTTATTGTATATTTTGGAGTTAGAGGACCTATTGGTAGCTTTTTAA